AACGAATGCAAACAGGACCAATACCGTACTGACAATGATGTATCCCTCACGGCTGTTAATCTCTCTTGATGCCCCCTTACCAAATAGCCAGAAAGCTCCCCCGGTCACAACGGTGATCAGGGATGACAAAAGAAATGCCAGCAGATCCGACTCTCCGTATATCAATGATACCAATGCGGGAAACAACATCAATCCGCCTTCAATCATCAACAAAGCCCCTAATACATAAAGAATAAACCTGATATTCATATCATTATTACACTACACCGTGATGTATTTATTTGAAAAAGCTGCTGACTGTGTTAATAGCTCCC
This DNA window, taken from Bacteroidales bacterium, encodes the following:
- a CDS encoding TrkH family potassium uptake protein; this translates as MNIRFILYVLGALLMIEGGLMLFPALVSLIYGESDLLAFLLSSLITVVTGGAFWLFGKGASREINSREGYIIVSTVLVLFAFV